In Streptomyces sp. HUAS ZL42, the DNA window GGGGGCCGCGCATGACCGTCGAGGACCTCATCGCCTGGGTTCTGCTGATCCTGGTGGCCGCCTATGCCTGCGCCGGGGGCACGGACTACGGTGCCGGGTTCTGGGATCTCATGGCCGGCGGCGCCGAGCGCGGCAGACGTCCCCGATGGCTGGTCGACCACGCCATGGCGCCGGTCTGGGAGGTCAACAACGTCTGGCTCATCTTCATCCTGGTCGTCATGTGGACGGGCTTCCCGATCCTGTTCGAGACGATCTTCTCGGCCATGTGGCTCCCGCTGGCCCTCGCGGCCGTGGGACTGGTCCTGCGCGGTGCGGGCTTCGCCCTGCGCAAACCCACCCGGCGGCTCGCCGGACGCAGGATCTACGGCGCGATGTTCGCCGTCTCCTCGCTCCTGACCCCGTTCTTCCTCGGCGCGGTGGTCGGAGGCCTGGCCACCGGCCGGGTGGCACCGGGGACGCCGGCGTCGGCCGAGGCGTGGTCCAACGGGACGTCCGTGATCGCGGGCCTGCTCACCGTCGCGGCGACCGCGTTCCTCGGCGCGGTGTTCCTCACCGCCGACGCCCTCCGGTTCGGGGAGACCGGCCTCGTCGGCTACTTCCGGCTGCGGGCCTGGGCCAGTCTCGGCGTCGTCGCCGTCCTCGCGCTCATCGGTCTCGGCGTGACGCACAACGACGCGCGGTACGTGTACGACGGTCTCACCAGCGGGACCGGGCTGGTACTGGTGCTCCTGGCAGCCGTCTGCGCACTGGCCACGGCGGGCCTGCTGCACCGCTCGGCCACCGGATGGGCACGGCTCACGGCGACCGCCTGCGTGGCCCTCGTCGTCTTCGCGTGGGGGCTGGCCCAGCGGCCGTATCTCATTCCCACCTCACTGACCGTCTCCGAGGCGGCGGGGTCCTCGACGACACTCCGCTGGCTCGCCCTGGTCACGCTGATCGCGGTGGTCCTGGTCGGCCCGGCCCTGTTCCTGCTCTACAGACTCGACACCCGCGGCGCCCTGCAGTCCCTCACCGACGCGGATCTGCGTGCGGCGCCGGCACGCGGATCAGGCCAGGACGACCCCCTCTGATCGTCGGTGCCGTCACTCAGGAAGCGGCCTCCGCTGCTTCCAGTGAAGCGAGGACGTCCTGCACGGACAGGCGGCCGGAGGCGACAAGCTGGCCTCCGCCGCGGCGCAGGGCGGCGGCGAACGGGGCGGCCCACACGTTCTCGTAGATCAGCAGGCCCGCGGAGTTGCCGGGCTTCACCGCGGCGGCGGCCTCCTCGAGGTCGTCCTGGCCCAGCAGGCCCGAGCGGGCGCCCTCGAAGACGGTGAGATCGAGTTTGCCGTCACCGGTGAGATCGGCGATCTCCAGGGCGGTCACCGTGCCGTCCTCCTCCTTCCTGATGAACATCAGGTCGAGGATCCGGATGATGCCGCGGTCCACCAGATCGACGAGCAGCGGGAAGCCCTCGCCCGTCATGCGGTTGCCGGGGAACTCCACCACCACGTAGTCGATGGGTCCCATCTCGTCGAATGGCTCGGTCACGGCGTCACCTCTGGTGCTCGTGGGCCCCTGAGTGCCATTGCATCACCGGACACCGGCCGTCGCACCCGGTGCGGGCGTCACCACGTCGGCCCCTCCCGCCTCGCGCATCGGCTTACGCCGGGATCTCCTCGAAGGCATGACAGGCAGCGACACGCCCCCATCGGACAGCGAACTGGACGAACTGCGGCACAGGGTGAGCGAGCTGGAGGCCGCCCGGCGCGAGCCGAAGCACCGGCTCCGGGCGCTGGGCTCGGTCGTGCTGATCGTCCTCGCGTCCTTGCTTGCACTTCTCGCCGTGGTCGCGGTCTGGGCGAACAGCATCATCCGGGACACCGACCGTTACGTCGCGACCGTGGGCCCGCTCGCCTCCAACCCCGACATCCAGCAGGCCGTCACGACCCGGGTCACCGACGCCGTGCTCAGGCAGATCGACGTGGACGGCCTGGTCGCGGAACTGAGCAAGGCGGCGGAGGAGAAGGGCGTGCCCCCGAGGGCGGCCGGCCTCATCGGCGATCTGAGCGGCCCCATCAACAGCGGTCTGAAGGAGCTGGTGAGCTCCACCGTGCGGCGGGTGGTCTCCAGCGACGCCTTCGAGACGGCCTGGACGAACGCCAACCGCCGGGCCCACAACGCGGTGGACAAGGCGCTGACGGGCACGTCCGGCGGTGTGGTGGTGCTGAAGAACAACCAGGTCGCCGTCGACCTCGGGCCGATCGTGGCCCAAGTGAAGGAGCGGCTGGTCGATCGGGGACTCAAGGTGGCCGCGAAGATCCCCGAGGTGCACACCAGTTTCGTCGTGATCGAGGGGAAGGACGTCGGCAAGATCAAGTCGTATCTGAGGGTGCTGCAGATCATCGGCAACTGGCTGCCGATCATCGCGGTGCTGATCGCCGCCGCGGGCGTGTTCGTGGCGTTCCATCGCAGGAGGGCGCTGATCGGGGCCGCGATCGGGATCTTCCTCGCCATGGTTCTGCTGGGCGTGGTCCTCACCGTCTTCCGCGCCGTCTATCTGGACCATCTGCCGCCGGGGGCGAACGCGGACGCCGCGGGCGCCATCTACGACTCGCTGGTGAAGTTCCTGCGCTCCAGTGTGCGGGCGGTCGGGGCGTTGGCCCTGGTCACCGGCCTCGGAGCCTTCTTCGTCGGCCCGTCCCGGGTCGCCGTGTTCACCCGTCGCTTCTGCAGCCGGAGTATCGGCTCCGGGCGGGACGTGGCGACCTCGGCGGGGTTGCGGCTGGGCCCTGTGGGCCGTTTCGTACACCGCTTCAAGCCGTGGATCGGGGCCGCGATCCTGGCGGTGGCCGCGGTCGTCCTGTTCACCTGGAGCTACCCGACCATGATGGTCGTGATCTGGACGGCGGTGATCGTGCTGGTCGCCTTCGCGATCCGCGAGTTCCTGGACACCGCGCCCGCGTGACCCCGGGTCGGCCCGGCGGTGCCCGGTGTGCCGCGCGCTCTGTGGAGCAGCAGTTGCAGCAGTGAGCCCCGTGCCGCGTCCCCGGCCGCCCGTCCCTTGGCCGCAGTGACACCGGGTTTCCGGCAAATCGGGACGATCCGTTCCGGCTGGCTCCGCGCGCGAGGATCCACGCCCTGCCGCATGGTGGGAGCGTGCCGACCTCCCACGAGCTCACCGAGACCGGCTTCCGGTCGCTGTACCGGCGGCTGCGGAGTACGGCCCCCGGCGCCATGTCGCCCCGGGGCGCCCTGGACACCCTCACGCCCGAGCGCGTACTGGCCGCCGTGCACGAGGTGCGGTCGGGCCGCAGCATCTCGCTGGCCGCCCCGGTGAACACGGTGGCCGGGCCCGACGACCCGCAGCCCGCCGAGCACCGGCTCACGGCACCACCCGGCGGTGTCCCGGCACCGGGCGGCGGGCTGGACTTCGCACGCGACCGCTTCGCCATGGACGTCCACGGCGACGCCGACACCCACCTCGACGCCCTGTGCCACGTCATCTACGACGGCACGCTGCACGGCGGCGTCTCGGCCGCCGACACCCTGTCCCCCGACGGCGCGAATGCCCTCTCCGTCGACCTGGCCCGGGACGGCATCGTGGGCCGCGGCGTGCTGCTGGACATCCCGGGACTGCACGGCCTGCCCTGGCTCGAGCCCGGAGCCCACGTCACCGCGGACGACCTCGCCGCAGCAGAGGCCCGGCAGGGCGTCCGGGCCGGCCCCGGCGACATCGTGCTCGTCAGGGTGGGACATCGGCGGCGCCGCGAGGAGCTCGGGCCGTGGGACGTGGCCCATGCCCGGGCCGGGCTGCATCCGGCCGCCCTGGAGTTCCTGGCCGAGCGGCAGGTGTCGGTGCTCGGCAGCGACGGCAACAACGACACCGCGCCCAGCGCGGTGCGGGACGTGGCCTTCCCCGTGCATGTGCTCGCCGTGCACGCCATGGGGCTGCACCTGCTGGACTGGCTGCGACTCGAGGAACTCGCGCCGGTCTGCGCCGACGAGGACCGCTGGTCGTTCCTGTGCGTGATCGCCCCGCTGCGACTGCCGTCCGCGACGGGCTCCCCGGTCAATCCGCTCGCCGTCCTGTGAGCGCGGTCTGCCGGACTCAGGACGTCATCCGGTGGATCCGGTAGATGCGGCCGAGCCGGACTCGGGCGGAGCCGGGGGCCGCCGTCGCATGGATCTCCATCGCCGGCAGACTGCCGGTGGCCAGGAGGCAGTAGCCGAACAGGACCACCCGGGAGGAGGCGTGGGACAGGTCGGCATGGTGGGGGTTCGTGGCGGCGGGCGCGGCGACGGTGGTGGCGCGGTCCACAGCGAGATCCTGCCGAGCCGCGCCGTCATCCTGCCGGAGGGTTTGTGCCGTGCCGCTGCGGGCGGGGTGGCGTGGTCTCCGGCATCGCGCGAGTGACGTGTGGCGGTCGCCTTGTCCGGCCGTGCTGTGCCCCCACGGGTCGCGGTTGGGTCGCGAGCCCGCCGTGATGTGGCCGGGGCGAGTGCCGCCGCCCGTGCTGCGTGGCCGTTGGGCCCCGCCTGGCTGTCACCCGACCGGCCCCCGTCGTGCCTGCGCCACGGGCCGCGAGGGCGCCGCGGCGGCACGCTGGCAGCATGCAGTCAGGCGCAGGAGACGGAAGCGAGCACCCGGCTCCGCCGCCCCGTCGGAAGCGGTGGCGCGGGCGGCTGCTCGGGCTGCGTGGCCGCGCCGAGTCACGGTTTCCGGTGATCACCCACCTCCTGACGCATCTGATCTCGGTGAACGTGCTCGACTCCGCGACCCGGCTCGCCGCCCAGGTGTTCCTCACGGCGGTACCGCTGCTCTTCGTGTTGGCGTCCGTCGCACCGCAGGCGCTGCGTGACCAGTTCGCCACCTCCCTGCGCGACGTCTTCGGACTGACCGGAAGCGCGAACGACCAGTGGCAGCAGCTCTTCCAGACGGACACCTCCGAACTGCGTCAGACCACCGGCGTCGTCGGCGGGCTGATGGTGCTGATCTCGGCCACCGCGTGCAGCCGGGCCATGCAGCGGCTCTGCGAGCGCGCGTGGCTCGTTCCGAAAGCGGGTGCGCGGATGGCCGCCTGGCGCTGGATCGCCTGGATCACCGCGTGGCTCGTCATGTTCGGGCTGCAGGGAGCCCTGCGGGACGGCCTCGGCCTCGGGCTGTGGCTCGGGCTGCCGCTCCTGCTGGTCACCCAGTCCGGCATTTGGTGGTGGACACAGCACCTGCTGCTGACCGGCCGCATGCCCTGGGCCCCGCTGCTGCCGGGTGCCCTCCTGACGGGAGTGGCCCTGAGCGTCCTCACGTCGCTCGCCGACCTCTACGTGCCCAGGGCTCTCAACAAGAGCCTCGAGAGGTACGGATCGCTGGGCGCGGTCTTCACCCTGCTGTCGTGGCTCATCGCGCTGTGCGTGGTCGTGACCCTGTGCCTCACCGCCGGCGCGGTCGTCGCACGTGAACCCGCGGTGGCGCGGCGCCTGGGCACACCCGAGTCGCCCCGAGCACCGTCCGGCGATACCTTGGCAAAAGGGGATTAGGCTACCAATTCGCCACATTCACCCGGCAGGACGGAGCGTGCTCCGAGAACGGCGGCCGGTATGCGCGACGCGCGGCACTACGACGTCATCATCATCGGCACCGGCGCGGGCGGCGGAACCCTTGCCCATCGGCTGGCGCCCAGTGGGAAACGCATCCTCATTCTCGAACGGGGCGACTATCTCCCCCGCGAACGGGACAACTGGGATTCCACGGCGGTCTTCGTCAAGGGAAAGTACCGAGCCCCGGAATTCTGGTACGACAAACACGGCAATCAGTTCCCCCCGGAGGTCAATTACTACGTGGGCGGGAACACCAAGTTCTACGGAGCCGCGCTGTTCCGGCTGCGCCCGGAGGACTTCGGCGAACTCCGCCACCACGACGGCGTCTCGCCCGCCTGGCCCCTGCGCTACGAGGACCTGGAGCCGTACTACACGCAGGCCGAGCACCTCTATCTGGTGCACGGCAGGCACGGCGAGGATCCCACCGAGGGGCCCACGAGCGCCCAGTACGCCTATGAGCCCGTCCAACACGAGCCGCGCATCCAGCAGTTGAGCG includes these proteins:
- a CDS encoding cyclase family protein, coding for MPTSHELTETGFRSLYRRLRSTAPGAMSPRGALDTLTPERVLAAVHEVRSGRSISLAAPVNTVAGPDDPQPAEHRLTAPPGGVPAPGGGLDFARDRFAMDVHGDADTHLDALCHVIYDGTLHGGVSAADTLSPDGANALSVDLARDGIVGRGVLLDIPGLHGLPWLEPGAHVTADDLAAAEARQGVRAGPGDIVLVRVGHRRRREELGPWDVAHARAGLHPAALEFLAERQVSVLGSDGNNDTAPSAVRDVAFPVHVLAVHAMGLHLLDWLRLEELAPVCADEDRWSFLCVIAPLRLPSATGSPVNPLAVL
- a CDS encoding cytochrome d ubiquinol oxidase subunit II; the encoded protein is MTVEDLIAWVLLILVAAYACAGGTDYGAGFWDLMAGGAERGRRPRWLVDHAMAPVWEVNNVWLIFILVVMWTGFPILFETIFSAMWLPLALAAVGLVLRGAGFALRKPTRRLAGRRIYGAMFAVSSLLTPFFLGAVVGGLATGRVAPGTPASAEAWSNGTSVIAGLLTVAATAFLGAVFLTADALRFGETGLVGYFRLRAWASLGVVAVLALIGLGVTHNDARYVYDGLTSGTGLVLVLLAAVCALATAGLLHRSATGWARLTATACVALVVFAWGLAQRPYLIPTSLTVSEAAGSSTTLRWLALVTLIAVVLVGPALFLLYRLDTRGALQSLTDADLRAAPARGSGQDDPL
- a CDS encoding YhjD/YihY/BrkB family envelope integrity protein; its protein translation is MQSGAGDGSEHPAPPPRRKRWRGRLLGLRGRAESRFPVITHLLTHLISVNVLDSATRLAAQVFLTAVPLLFVLASVAPQALRDQFATSLRDVFGLTGSANDQWQQLFQTDTSELRQTTGVVGGLMVLISATACSRAMQRLCERAWLVPKAGARMAAWRWIAWITAWLVMFGLQGALRDGLGLGLWLGLPLLLVTQSGIWWWTQHLLLTGRMPWAPLLPGALLTGVALSVLTSLADLYVPRALNKSLERYGSLGAVFTLLSWLIALCVVVTLCLTAGAVVAREPAVARRLGTPESPRAPSGDTLAKGD
- a CDS encoding DUF6325 family protein — encoded protein: MGPIDYVVVEFPGNRMTGEGFPLLVDLVDRGIIRILDLMFIRKEEDGTVTALEIADLTGDGKLDLTVFEGARSGLLGQDDLEEAAAAVKPGNSAGLLIYENVWAAPFAAALRRGGGQLVASGRLSVQDVLASLEAAEAAS